In a genomic window of Alkalihalobacillus sp. TS-13:
- a CDS encoding AzlC family ABC transporter permease has translation MNVAITERLSSSLFRRGLQKGSSIAIGYMPVAFTFGLLAKSSGLNLFETISMSIFVFAGAAQYISLTMFAAGISGFEIILTTFIVNIRHLLMSASIGEKSSDDPKWKKALYSFFITDETFSVAAVQKGKIQAAYMLGIGIIAWSSWVMFSGVGYLIGSGLPSILQESMGIALYALFIGLLVPSARKSLKVILLASVAAVVNSILTFSTSMSTGWTIILSTLFAAIIIEVLWKGE, from the coding sequence ATGAATGTGGCCATTACAGAACGACTGTCGTCATCACTTTTCAGACGCGGACTTCAAAAGGGAAGCAGTATCGCAATCGGATATATGCCTGTTGCATTTACATTCGGTCTGCTCGCGAAAAGCTCCGGACTGAATCTCTTCGAAACGATCAGTATGAGCATCTTCGTATTTGCAGGTGCCGCACAGTATATTTCCCTTACAATGTTTGCAGCAGGAATCAGCGGCTTTGAGATCATCCTCACTACGTTTATCGTCAACATCCGCCATTTATTGATGAGTGCTTCTATTGGAGAGAAGTCATCTGATGATCCAAAATGGAAAAAAGCGCTATACAGCTTTTTCATAACAGATGAGACCTTTTCAGTAGCGGCTGTCCAAAAAGGAAAAATTCAAGCAGCTTATATGCTTGGTATCGGAATCATCGCCTGGAGCAGCTGGGTCATGTTTTCAGGAGTCGGTTACCTGATCGGTTCAGGATTGCCTTCGATTTTGCAGGAAAGCATGGGGATTGCGTTGTACGCCCTATTCATCGGTCTCCTTGTCCCTAGTGCACGAAAGTCATTGAAAGTGATACTCTTAGCTTCGGTTGCAGCTGTTGTTAATAGTATTTTAACCTTCAGCACATCGATGTCAACAGGCTGGACGATCATCCTTTCTACATTGTTTGCAGCGATTATCATTGAAGTCTTGTGGAAAGGGGAATAA
- the fhuF gene encoding siderophore-iron reductase FhuF translates to MIFDTLTPKQLLFLEENYRLDSEYSSDDHSFTSEDLLILSKAEKFIDELSESLGAPNNLVAASQFSKKYAFLLTAPFFTSLTLFNQLLDVRPDNCRVQPDSEHGIMRPVLYLHETNTRDISSHREQELYIGLETIFRDHLTPVWGRLTELTSIPSPILWENTAVYLFWLYETSFLNHPDLVSAERIAEDLEIILEAPAECFGLNENPLKKFRHAKQTLLKSEPPVRVRKTCCLYYEVNPERAFCKNCPRCLSGYTKDPKPTE, encoded by the coding sequence ATGATATTCGATACGCTAACGCCTAAGCAACTGCTTTTCCTTGAAGAAAATTATCGATTAGACAGTGAATATTCCTCTGATGATCACTCATTTACATCAGAGGATTTATTAATCTTATCTAAAGCAGAGAAGTTTATAGACGAGTTAAGTGAGTCATTGGGAGCCCCGAACAACCTTGTGGCGGCATCACAATTTTCTAAAAAATACGCCTTTCTGTTGACTGCCCCTTTTTTCACAAGTCTGACATTGTTCAACCAATTACTTGATGTCCGACCTGATAATTGCAGGGTTCAGCCTGATTCGGAACACGGGATAATGCGGCCAGTACTTTATTTACATGAGACGAATACGAGAGATATCAGTAGTCATCGGGAGCAAGAGCTTTACATAGGTCTTGAAACGATCTTTCGAGATCACCTTACTCCAGTGTGGGGACGTTTAACAGAATTGACTTCCATTCCGTCTCCAATCCTCTGGGAAAACACTGCAGTGTATCTTTTTTGGTTGTATGAAACAAGCTTTCTGAACCATCCGGACCTCGTTTCTGCAGAACGGATTGCAGAAGATTTAGAGATAATTCTTGAAGCGCCAGCCGAATGCTTTGGTTTAAACGAAAACCCTTTAAAGAAATTCAGACATGCTAAACAGACCTTGCTGAAGAGCGAGCCTCCTGTGCGGGTACGTAAAACATGCTGCTTGTACTATGAGGTGAATCCAGAGCGTGCCTTCTGTAAAAACTGTCCAAGGTGCTTATCTGGGTATACGAAAGATCCGAAACCAACTGAATAA
- a CDS encoding M48 family metallopeptidase: protein MKKKAIWIGAGFIVYATFISWYLFIGADTSIPVQYQGTAADPSVFMNERQLELSHDFSRIKQWLYFLSVPFEWMIYLAVLGIGLSKWFRNRAIEVTRFPIIHNAIYVVLLSLIAFILSFPIDYYSYTVSLDYGISVQPFSSWMRDNIISFWINTLFLFVIVQALYWLMKKSEKRWWFYGWLLSIPFTLFIYFIQPIWIDPLYNDFYRLEDKVLEEKILALADRADITADRVYEVNMSEKTNALNAYVNGIGSNLRIVLWDTTLKNLSDKEVLFVMAHEMGHFVKHHLFWNLIGSIAATFIGLWIGSKLYAAMIKRWGEQWGVKKPTDVAALPALLLVFSVLSFAASPVENAISRQAERSADEYAIEMTQDPEAAVGSFQQLAVSGLSEVHPPLLVKFFLYGHPTMLERITFLDNWKRTDPINNESEEEKK, encoded by the coding sequence ATGAAGAAAAAGGCAATCTGGATTGGCGCAGGTTTCATAGTGTATGCCACGTTCATATCGTGGTATTTATTCATAGGTGCGGATACATCCATTCCAGTTCAATATCAAGGAACAGCAGCAGATCCATCTGTGTTCATGAATGAACGGCAATTGGAATTAAGCCATGATTTTTCACGAATCAAGCAATGGTTGTATTTCTTATCTGTACCGTTTGAATGGATGATCTATCTTGCCGTCCTTGGAATCGGATTATCCAAATGGTTCCGTAATCGTGCAATTGAAGTTACAAGATTCCCAATCATCCATAATGCTATTTACGTCGTGCTACTGTCGCTGATCGCTTTTATCTTAAGCTTTCCGATCGATTACTACAGTTACACGGTTTCACTCGATTATGGCATTTCGGTTCAGCCATTTTCCAGTTGGATGAGAGATAATATCATTTCCTTTTGGATCAATACATTGTTCTTGTTCGTGATTGTGCAGGCATTGTATTGGCTGATGAAAAAGTCTGAAAAGCGTTGGTGGTTCTATGGATGGCTATTATCGATCCCATTCACGCTATTCATCTATTTCATCCAGCCGATCTGGATCGACCCATTGTATAACGATTTCTACCGTTTAGAAGACAAGGTGCTTGAAGAGAAGATTCTTGCGCTGGCTGATCGAGCAGATATTACAGCGGATCGTGTCTATGAAGTGAACATGTCGGAAAAGACGAATGCATTGAACGCGTATGTCAACGGTATCGGCTCTAATTTGCGTATCGTCCTTTGGGATACGACCCTTAAGAACTTGAGCGATAAAGAAGTGCTTTTCGTCATGGCACATGAAATGGGTCATTTCGTTAAGCATCATCTCTTCTGGAACCTGATCGGTTCAATCGCTGCCACTTTCATCGGGTTGTGGATCGGTTCGAAGCTGTATGCGGCAATGATCAAACGATGGGGAGAGCAATGGGGGGTTAAAAAACCTACAGATGTTGCTGCGCTTCCAGCCTTATTACTGGTGTTCTCGGTGTTATCGTTCGCAGCAAGCCCTGTTGAGAATGCAATTTCAAGGCAGGCGGAACGGTCCGCTGATGAATATGCGATTGAGATGACACAGGATCCAGAGGCTGCAGTCGGTTCTTTCCAACAGCTTGCGGTGTCTGGTTTGAGCGAAGTCCATCCGCCCCTACTCGTCAAATTTTTCTTATATGGGCACCCGACAATGCTCGAGCGGATCACTTTCCTCGATAACTGGAAGCGGACGGATCCGATCAATAATGAATCTGAAGAAGAGAAAAAGTGA
- the proS gene encoding proline--tRNA ligase → MGKGFVQDVTAMEEDFAQWYTDVVKKADLIDYSSVRGSMIIRPYGYALWENIKNELDRMIKETGHENVYMPLFIPESLLNKEKDHIEGFAPEVAWITHGGEEELTERLCVRPTSEILFCEHYKNIIHSYRDLPKLYNQWANVVRWEKTTRPFLRTLEFLWQEGHTCHADAEDAQAETTRMLNVYAELCEDILAIPVLKGKKTEKEKFAGADFTYTIESLMHDGKALQSGTSHYLGDGFAKAFGIQYSDQNGELQHVHQTSWGLTTRIIGALIMVHGDNRGLVIPPKVAPTQVMIVPIAQHKEGVLDFAYELKKHLSNAARVDIDASDKKPGWKFNEYEMKGIPVRLEVGPKDIEKEQVVLVRRDTGEKQFVPLKDLDVTVENLLADIQRNLFEKAKALRAERTYTALSFDEFKTTLNDQPGFIKAMWCGETSCEEKIKEETGATSRCIPFEQEKLADTCFCCEKEAKQMVYWAKAY, encoded by the coding sequence ATGGGAAAAGGATTTGTCCAAGATGTTACTGCAATGGAGGAGGATTTTGCGCAATGGTATACAGATGTCGTCAAGAAAGCTGATCTGATCGACTATTCAAGTGTACGCGGTTCGATGATCATACGTCCTTACGGGTATGCCCTATGGGAAAATATCAAAAACGAACTTGACCGTATGATTAAAGAAACAGGCCATGAAAACGTCTATATGCCTTTGTTCATACCAGAAAGCCTCTTAAATAAAGAAAAGGATCATATCGAAGGATTTGCACCTGAAGTCGCATGGATCACTCATGGGGGTGAAGAAGAACTTACTGAACGTCTTTGTGTCAGACCGACCTCTGAAATCCTGTTTTGCGAGCACTATAAAAATATCATCCATTCCTACCGTGACCTGCCAAAGCTCTATAATCAATGGGCGAATGTCGTGCGCTGGGAAAAGACGACACGGCCATTCTTGCGTACACTGGAATTTTTATGGCAAGAGGGTCACACATGTCATGCCGATGCTGAGGATGCCCAGGCAGAAACGACGAGAATGCTGAATGTATATGCAGAGCTCTGTGAAGACATTCTTGCCATTCCGGTTTTAAAAGGAAAGAAAACCGAGAAGGAAAAGTTCGCAGGGGCGGATTTCACCTATACAATCGAGAGTCTCATGCATGATGGCAAGGCGCTGCAATCCGGGACTTCCCACTATCTCGGAGATGGATTTGCAAAAGCTTTCGGCATTCAATACTCCGACCAAAACGGTGAGCTCCAGCATGTCCATCAAACGTCCTGGGGTCTTACGACGCGTATCATCGGGGCGTTGATCATGGTGCATGGTGACAACAGAGGACTTGTGATTCCTCCTAAAGTGGCGCCAACCCAGGTGATGATCGTCCCAATTGCCCAGCATAAAGAAGGCGTGCTCGATTTTGCTTATGAGCTGAAAAAACACCTATCCAATGCCGCACGTGTGGATATCGATGCGAGTGACAAAAAGCCTGGATGGAAGTTCAACGAATATGAAATGAAAGGCATCCCGGTCCGTTTAGAGGTCGGACCTAAAGATATCGAAAAAGAACAGGTCGTTTTGGTGAGACGGGATACCGGAGAAAAACAATTCGTCCCTTTGAAGGATCTTGATGTGACAGTTGAAAACCTTCTTGCTGATATACAAAGGAATCTTTTTGAAAAAGCAAAGGCATTACGAGCTGAAAGGACATATACCGCTTTAAGCTTTGATGAGTTTAAAACAACACTCAATGATCAACCTGGATTTATCAAAGCGATGTGGTGCGGCGAAACCTCCTGTGAAGAAAAGATCAAAGAGGAAACTGGCGCAACATCACGATGCATCCCGTTTGAACAAGAAAAATTAGCGGACACCTGCTTCTGCTGCGAGAAAGAAGCGAAGCAAATGGTTTACTGGGCGAAGGCATATTAG
- a CDS encoding HAD family hydrolase, whose translation MKQFYPDCKLIIFDLDGTLYEDTDHFDYYASLLKEKVANDDQEKFMNDYEHMKTGNHAVGIGKAYDVEHDAILTLDPLTLKVTHVQNWDGSEWKSEDVTRTYDRELAFDFEKMIAIGDGWWLPYSAARHYGVSIEETYHCYTKTKDFMVTDDFQLTKTPGLKKGLQKLKEEAEIVLVTNSEKDDVERLLNELELDDLFPEIIPLAQKPVQTKKIFQDLMKKYGVKAEQTVSIGDNLINEIAPALLLGLKTIYIQPTGIELEHDNLKVVTSLADVFEAVDEME comes from the coding sequence ATGAAACAGTTTTATCCGGATTGCAAGCTGATAATTTTCGACCTGGACGGCACATTATATGAAGATACTGATCACTTCGATTATTATGCTTCACTGTTGAAAGAGAAAGTTGCAAATGATGATCAAGAAAAATTCATGAACGACTATGAGCATATGAAGACCGGAAATCACGCTGTAGGAATCGGAAAAGCCTATGATGTGGAGCATGATGCTATCCTTACACTTGATCCATTGACGTTAAAAGTGACCCACGTTCAAAATTGGGATGGATCGGAATGGAAAAGTGAAGACGTTACTCGTACATATGATCGGGAATTGGCTTTTGATTTTGAAAAAATGATCGCAATAGGGGATGGATGGTGGCTCCCATATTCTGCAGCAAGACACTATGGAGTATCGATTGAGGAAACATACCATTGTTATACAAAGACGAAGGATTTCATGGTAACAGATGACTTCCAGCTAACGAAGACTCCCGGTTTGAAAAAAGGCTTACAAAAGCTGAAAGAAGAGGCGGAGATCGTCCTTGTTACGAACAGTGAGAAGGATGATGTTGAACGGCTGCTTAACGAGCTTGAACTGGATGACCTTTTTCCTGAAATCATTCCTTTGGCCCAGAAGCCCGTACAGACGAAAAAAATCTTCCAGGATTTGATGAAGAAATACGGGGTCAAAGCAGAGCAGACGGTTTCAATCGGAGACAATCTGATAAATGAGATCGCACCTGCATTGCTGTTAGGTCTGAAAACGATCTATATCCAGCCGACCGGAATCGAACTGGAACACGACAATCTGAAAGTCGTCACGAGCCTGGCGGATGTATTCGAAGCCGTTGACGAAATGGAATAA
- the phnE gene encoding phosphonate ABC transporter, permease protein PhnE, with amino-acid sequence MNITVPPKPPKSGIKTFRNIGIGIGMLALYIWAFATIEIPWGRIFSERTVANFDRVIPKLFSPDFTFASRVFDYMMETLFIAFTGSFMAAILAVPFGFFAASNINRNPFLNTLGKWILNADRTFPEILLALIFVVAIGPGAFAGVLAIAIHSVGMLGKLYSEVVESIDMNVVEAMEANGANKIQIFFYGIMPQVIPEFLSYAIYRFEIDVRASTVLGIIGAGGIGTLLVISSRNRNWDEVGMILLVIIIFVSIIDYISTYIRKRIV; translated from the coding sequence ATGAACATCACTGTTCCTCCTAAACCACCTAAAAGTGGTATCAAAACTTTTCGAAACATTGGAATCGGCATCGGTATGCTCGCTCTCTATATTTGGGCATTTGCTACAATCGAAATTCCTTGGGGCCGGATTTTCAGCGAACGGACAGTTGCAAACTTCGATCGTGTCATTCCAAAATTGTTCAGCCCTGATTTCACGTTCGCGTCCAGAGTTTTTGATTATATGATGGAAACCCTGTTCATTGCTTTTACAGGCTCATTCATGGCAGCAATCCTTGCTGTACCGTTCGGCTTTTTCGCAGCTTCGAACATCAACCGTAATCCATTTTTGAATACATTAGGAAAATGGATCCTGAATGCTGACCGGACTTTTCCGGAGATCCTACTCGCCTTGATCTTCGTCGTCGCAATCGGACCTGGTGCATTTGCTGGTGTGCTAGCAATCGCCATCCACTCAGTCGGTATGCTTGGAAAGCTTTACTCCGAAGTCGTTGAATCCATTGATATGAATGTAGTTGAAGCGATGGAAGCAAACGGCGCGAACAAGATTCAGATCTTTTTCTACGGAATTATGCCTCAGGTTATTCCTGAGTTCTTATCCTATGCCATCTATCGATTTGAAATCGATGTCCGTGCATCCACGGTTCTTGGAATCATCGGTGCAGGTGGTATTGGAACGCTTCTGGTCATCTCCTCCCGTAACCGGAACTGGGATGAGGTTGGGATGATCCTGCTCGTCATCATCATCTTTGTCAGCATCATCGACTATATCAGTACGTATATCCGTAAACGCATTGTCTGA
- the phnC gene encoding phosphonate ABC transporter ATP-binding protein, producing MIEMKDLSLVYPNGTQGLKNINVKINEGEFVVIVGLSGAGKSTFIRSVNRLVTPTEGQLIVDDQDILKYKGTDLRKLRTKVGMIFQNYNLVKRSTVMKNVISGRLGHTGTLKSILNLYSKEDMALAYESLKRVNIEEKLYTRADQLSGGQQQRVSIARVLTQQPSVVLADEPVASLDPPTSHQVMKYLKKINREDNITTIVNLHFIDMAMEYADRIIGMRAGEIVFDGPASEVNEQTFEEIYGRPIKEDDIRGGTEENVETP from the coding sequence ATGATTGAAATGAAAGATTTATCCCTTGTCTACCCCAACGGTACACAAGGCTTAAAAAATATCAATGTGAAGATCAATGAAGGTGAGTTCGTGGTCATCGTCGGTCTATCCGGAGCTGGGAAATCAACTTTCATCCGAAGCGTAAATAGACTCGTAACACCGACAGAAGGTCAATTGATCGTTGATGATCAAGATATCTTGAAGTATAAAGGGACAGATCTCCGTAAGCTCCGTACAAAAGTAGGCATGATCTTCCAGAATTACAACCTGGTCAAACGTTCTACAGTCATGAAAAATGTGATTTCTGGTCGTCTGGGTCATACGGGGACTCTCAAGAGTATCCTCAACCTCTATTCGAAAGAGGATATGGCTCTTGCCTATGAAAGCCTGAAGCGTGTAAATATCGAAGAGAAGCTATATACACGAGCAGACCAATTGAGTGGCGGACAGCAACAGCGTGTTTCCATCGCGCGTGTACTGACGCAACAGCCATCTGTCGTACTGGCTGATGAACCTGTGGCTAGTCTTGATCCTCCTACTTCTCACCAAGTCATGAAGTACTTGAAGAAAATCAATCGTGAAGATAACATCACAACAATCGTCAACCTTCACTTTATTGATATGGCGATGGAATATGCTGATCGAATCATCGGTATGCGTGCCGGAGAAATTGTATTTGATGGGCCTGCAAGTGAAGTGAATGAACAAACATTCGAAGAAATCTACGGCAGACCAATCAAGGAAGATGATATTCGAGGGGGCACCGAAGAGAATGTCGAAACCCCTTAA
- a CDS encoding phosphate/phosphite/phosphonate ABC transporter substrate-binding protein, translating into MKKVFALLFAALLAIGLTACGTSSDSGSTGKDGEIKKLVMGFVPSQDSDEIADTVEPLADKLGEELGVEVEGKVMTSYSALVEAMGSNQVQIGFLPAFGYVLANDKHGVEVILKSERFGSGTYKAQYVVRADSDIESLEDMEGKTWAIPDLTSTSGFLFPAAQIMDEFGVEDVQSGFFSNTVEAGGHDNAIISVYEGDADVATTFDDARTTVEEDYPDVMDKLKVVGYTDEIPNDTISVTKELSAEWQKKIKDTFLSFNDDEKMIEIMNEVYSWDAIIEAEDSEYDVVRSTYEKFKDSISID; encoded by the coding sequence ATGAAAAAGGTTTTTGCACTATTGTTTGCTGCTCTATTAGCAATCGGGCTGACAGCATGCGGAACAAGTAGTGATTCTGGTTCTACCGGTAAAGACGGGGAAATAAAAAAATTAGTCATGGGATTCGTTCCATCACAGGATTCTGATGAAATCGCTGACACAGTCGAACCTCTTGCTGATAAACTTGGTGAAGAGCTTGGGGTTGAAGTTGAAGGTAAAGTCATGACAAGTTACTCAGCACTTGTAGAAGCAATGGGTAGCAACCAAGTTCAAATCGGTTTCTTGCCTGCTTTCGGTTACGTATTAGCAAATGATAAACATGGCGTTGAAGTCATTCTCAAGTCAGAGCGTTTCGGAAGCGGTACATACAAAGCACAATATGTCGTCCGTGCTGATTCCGATATCGAATCATTAGAAGACATGGAAGGAAAGACATGGGCGATTCCTGACTTGACTTCGACTAGCGGATTCTTGTTCCCAGCAGCTCAAATCATGGACGAATTCGGTGTGGAAGATGTTCAATCAGGCTTCTTCAGCAACACAGTTGAAGCTGGCGGACATGATAACGCGATCATCTCAGTCTACGAAGGAGATGCTGATGTAGCAACTACATTCGATGACGCTCGTACTACCGTCGAAGAGGATTATCCAGATGTTATGGACAAGCTTAAAGTCGTTGGATACACGGATGAAATTCCGAACGATACGATTTCCGTAACAAAAGAACTTTCTGCCGAGTGGCAAAAGAAAATCAAAGACACATTCCTATCATTTAATGATGATGAAAAAATGATTGAAATCATGAACGAAGTATACAGCTGGGATGCAATCATCGAAGCTGAAGACAGTGAATATGATGTTGTCCGCAGCACTTACGAGAAGTTCAAGGATTCAATTTCTATCGACTGA
- a CDS encoding ABC transporter ATP-binding protein, protein MYSLETKQVTLSYQETPIIENLDFKVPKGKITVLIGSNGSGKSTLLKALARLLKPKSGNIIINGRDIHKSSTKKVARELAILPQSPVTPEGLTVIQLVKQGRYPYQNWLQQWTKKDEEAVNSALEATHLLDLQDRPVDSLSGGQRQRAWIAMSLAQNTETILLDEPTTYLDLAHQIEVLDLLYDLNQMEQRTIVMVLHDLNLACRYADHIVAVHNKGIYAEGAPEQIVTTKMVHDVFGLQAQISCDPMFGSPLCIPCGKGRKVANDIRYANA, encoded by the coding sequence ATGTACTCTCTTGAAACCAAACAGGTTACATTATCCTATCAAGAAACACCAATCATCGAGAATCTGGATTTTAAAGTACCCAAAGGAAAAATCACAGTATTGATCGGCAGCAATGGGTCTGGTAAATCGACACTGCTTAAAGCGCTGGCACGACTGTTGAAACCAAAATCCGGAAATATCATCATCAATGGGAGAGATATCCATAAATCTTCCACTAAAAAAGTGGCAAGAGAGCTTGCAATTCTTCCTCAGTCACCAGTAACACCCGAAGGACTGACGGTCATCCAGCTTGTGAAGCAAGGAAGATATCCATATCAAAACTGGCTTCAACAATGGACAAAGAAGGATGAAGAAGCTGTCAACTCAGCTCTAGAGGCAACCCATCTTCTGGATCTTCAGGATCGTCCTGTCGACTCTTTATCAGGAGGGCAGCGACAACGTGCCTGGATTGCGATGTCCCTGGCACAAAATACGGAGACGATTTTGCTTGATGAACCAACGACCTATCTGGACCTAGCCCATCAAATTGAGGTATTGGATCTACTATATGATTTGAATCAAATGGAACAACGTACGATCGTAATGGTGCTTCATGATTTGAATCTCGCCTGTCGGTATGCAGATCACATCGTGGCTGTTCACAATAAAGGTATTTATGCTGAAGGAGCACCTGAACAGATCGTTACGACGAAGATGGTCCATGATGTGTTCGGCTTGCAGGCTCAAATATCATGTGACCCGATGTTCGGTTCACCGCTTTGTATTCCTTGTGGGAAGGGTAGGAAGGTAGCTAATGATATTCGATACGCTAACGCCTAA
- the phnE gene encoding phosphonate ABC transporter, permease protein PhnE: MSKPLNTNQTPNRIVSTDQVPTSLVSKNAKIRMNIILLVVLGLYIFSSVMTESSVLRFNSKFFLDVWNMVVQLFPPNWSYAGVVVDKLLETIKMALIATSIAGILCIPFSLLAASNIVQNKFLYNFIKMFLNIMRTIPELILAVVFVGLFGIGVFGGILALIIFSLGILAKLISETIEAIDMNPLEAIRASGGNTLQVIWYAVVPQVLPQFVSFTLYVFEINVRASVVLGFVGAGGIGLILQQQLNFLSYQNVSTIIVITFIVVVIIDYISNKLRGRLV, translated from the coding sequence ATGTCGAAACCCCTTAATACGAACCAAACGCCTAATCGTATCGTAAGTACCGATCAAGTGCCTACTAGTCTCGTATCCAAAAATGCGAAAATACGCATGAACATTATATTACTCGTAGTACTTGGGCTATATATTTTCAGTTCAGTGATGACCGAGTCCTCGGTACTTCGTTTTAATTCGAAGTTTTTCCTGGATGTCTGGAATATGGTTGTCCAGCTGTTCCCGCCTAACTGGAGTTATGCTGGGGTTGTTGTCGATAAGCTGCTGGAAACGATCAAGATGGCACTCATCGCAACGTCGATCGCTGGAATACTATGTATACCTTTCAGCTTATTAGCAGCAAGCAATATTGTACAGAACAAATTCCTCTATAACTTCATCAAGATGTTTTTGAATATCATGCGTACGATTCCAGAATTGATATTAGCAGTTGTATTCGTCGGTTTATTCGGTATCGGTGTTTTCGGCGGTATTCTTGCTCTGATCATCTTTTCACTCGGTATCCTTGCGAAATTGATCAGTGAAACGATTGAAGCTATTGATATGAATCCACTTGAAGCGATCCGTGCATCCGGGGGAAATACACTCCAGGTCATCTGGTATGCAGTTGTGCCACAGGTATTGCCTCAATTCGTTTCGTTCACGCTGTATGTATTTGAAATCAATGTACGTGCTTCGGTTGTTCTAGGTTTCGTAGGCGCCGGCGGAATCGGTTTGATCCTTCAACAGCAGCTGAACTTTTTAAGTTATCAGAATGTAAGTACAATCATCGTCATTACGTTTATAGTCGTTGTCATCATCGATTACATCAGTAATAAATTAAGGGGGCGTCTCGTGTAA
- a CDS encoding AzlD domain-containing protein, with amino-acid sequence MLDTYIWIILGMAAVTYIPRMLPLVAFKTESIPPLIRGVLKNVPYAILGALIFPGIITFNGEIWMGVVGALTAFVSAYFGASLIVIVISSIGALSLCSLLFT; translated from the coding sequence ATGCTTGATACGTATATCTGGATCATATTAGGGATGGCAGCTGTTACTTATATACCGAGGATGCTTCCTCTAGTAGCCTTCAAAACAGAATCAATCCCACCACTCATAAGAGGAGTGCTTAAGAATGTCCCTTATGCCATCCTTGGTGCGTTGATTTTTCCAGGGATCATCACCTTTAATGGGGAAATATGGATGGGTGTTGTCGGCGCACTTACGGCATTCGTTTCAGCTTATTTTGGTGCAAGCCTAATCGTAATTGTCATCAGTTCAATAGGGGCTCTAAGCCTCTGCAGCCTGCTATTCACTTAA
- a CDS encoding Cof-type HAD-IIB family hydrolase yields the protein MKLIAIDMDGTLVNNNTTINEENVRVIKKAQEAGIHVIVATGRSYKEAVSPIKEAGLTLPIIAINGAQMRDEEGTIKQSITLPKDTYYKADEVLGGHSIYYELYTNKGTFSDNPEMAIDIIVDIIKSANPEVSNERAHELADYRINNGRIHTIEDYKEVVAEPDVEIYKLLAFSRNERDRKNALNDFLTFKDLAVSKSAEANIEITHRDAQKGIAVKQYAEELGIPMSEVMAIGDNYNDVSMFELAGYSVAMGNAEEDIKKLCTFVTKTNDESGVAFAIQTFMRKNRVS from the coding sequence GTGAAACTTATAGCTATTGATATGGATGGTACACTTGTCAATAACAATACAACAATCAATGAAGAGAACGTAAGAGTAATTAAAAAAGCACAAGAAGCAGGAATCCACGTGATTGTTGCGACAGGCCGTTCTTATAAAGAAGCCGTTAGTCCGATTAAAGAAGCAGGCTTGACTCTTCCCATCATAGCCATCAATGGTGCACAGATGAGGGATGAAGAGGGTACAATCAAGCAAAGCATTACATTGCCGAAGGACACTTATTATAAGGCTGATGAAGTTTTAGGCGGCCATTCGATTTATTATGAGCTATACACGAATAAAGGAACATTTAGTGACAATCCCGAAATGGCAATTGACATCATTGTTGACATCATCAAAAGCGCCAACCCTGAAGTAAGTAATGAGCGTGCGCATGAATTAGCAGACTATCGCATTAATAATGGACGTATTCATACAATTGAAGATTATAAGGAAGTCGTGGCAGAACCAGATGTTGAAATTTATAAGCTGCTCGCTTTTTCAAGAAATGAGCGCGATCGTAAAAATGCTTTGAATGATTTCCTTACATTCAAAGACTTAGCAGTCAGTAAATCTGCCGAGGCGAATATCGAGATCACACATCGTGATGCCCAAAAAGGAATCGCTGTGAAGCAATATGCGGAGGAGCTCGGCATCCCTATGAGTGAGGTCATGGCAATAGGCGATAACTACAACGACGTATCCATGTTCGAATTAGCAGGATATAGTGTAGCAATGGGCAATGCGGAAGAGGATATCAAAAAGTTATGCACCTTTGTGACTAAAACGAATGATGAAAGTGGAGTTGCCTTCGCGATCCAAACGTTCATGAGAAAGAACCGAGTCAGCTGA